A single window of Buchnera aphidicola (Cinara kochiana kochiana) DNA harbors:
- the hisS gene encoding histidine--tRNA ligase: MSIKYQSIRGMHDLLPCDTYYLNTIEKKIKNILYSHAYFEIRFPIVEKTQLFEKAIGNNTDIIHKEMYNFWDKKQNKISLRPEGTVSCIRACIQNNIFYDSQIQKLWYHGPMFRYERPQKGRFRQFYQLGVEFFGLKNYITDYEVIMLTTEIWKKLNLLQYLKLEINSIGQIPDRKIFASELINFFKQHISQLTQHEKKLLSTNPIRILDSKNIYIQKLLKFAPILNNYLNINSYMRFKKLCKLLSQSKINYKINNRLVRGLDYYNDTVFEWTSKYLGSQHTICAGGRYDNLVEYLGGKKNAAIGFAIGMDRLFILKKLFNPNYFKNFFIDINIIFLQSIYSVFAIYLSNRLRLIWPKFRINTSLKILKNNNYKNISKKIKSNFLLILEPNMLNMNKILIKNVFKKTKKIISINRIFKRPCVFIN; the protein is encoded by the coding sequence ATGAGTATAAAATATCAATCAATTAGAGGTATGCACGATCTTCTTCCTTGTGATACTTATTATTTAAATACAATTGAAAAAAAAATTAAAAATATATTATATAGTCATGCTTATTTTGAAATTCGTTTTCCAATTGTTGAAAAAACACAATTATTTGAAAAAGCCATTGGCAATAATACCGATATTATTCACAAAGAAATGTATAATTTTTGGGATAAAAAACAAAATAAAATTTCTTTAAGGCCAGAAGGAACAGTGAGTTGTATTCGTGCATGTATACAAAATAATATATTTTATGATTCTCAAATTCAAAAATTATGGTACCACGGTCCCATGTTTCGTTACGAAAGACCACAAAAAGGACGTTTTAGACAATTTTATCAATTAGGAGTAGAATTTTTTGGTTTAAAAAATTATATTACTGATTATGAAGTTATTATGTTAACTACTGAAATTTGGAAAAAATTAAATTTATTACAATATTTAAAATTAGAAATAAATTCAATTGGCCAAATACCAGATAGAAAAATTTTTGCATCAGAGTTAATAAATTTTTTTAAACAACATATTTCTCAATTAACTCAACATGAAAAAAAATTACTATCTACTAATCCTATTCGTATTTTAGATAGTAAAAATATTTATATACAAAAATTACTAAAATTTGCGCCGATATTAAATAACTATTTAAATATAAATTCATATATGCGTTTTAAAAAACTGTGTAAGCTATTAAGTCAATCAAAAATAAATTATAAAATAAATAATCGATTAGTTAGAGGATTAGATTATTATAACGATACTGTTTTTGAATGGACTTCAAAATATTTAGGATCACAACATACTATTTGTGCTGGTGGTCGTTATGATAATTTAGTAGAATATTTAGGCGGTAAAAAAAACGCAGCTATTGGTTTTGCAATTGGTATGGATAGATTATTCATCCTAAAAAAATTATTTAACCCTAATTATTTTAAAAATTTTTTTATAGATATAAATATTATTTTTTTACAATCTATTTATTCAGTATTTGCAATATATCTATCTAATAGATTACGTTTAATATGGCCGAAATTTAGAATAAATACTTCTTTAAAAATACTAAAAAATAATAATTATAAAAATATATCAAAAAAAATAAAATCAAATTTTTTATTAATTTTAGAACCTAATATGCTAAATATGAATAAAATTTTAATTAAAAATGTATTCAAAAAAACAAAAAAAATTATTTCAATTAATCGTATTTTTAAACGTCCATGCGTTTTTATTAATTAA
- the glyA gene encoding serine hydroxymethyltransferase yields MINKTLKKTDLKIWNLINKEKIRQESYINLIASENYASSSILEAQGSCLTNKYAEGYIGNRFYNGCKIIDHIESIAIRRAKKLFNVDYANVQPHSGSQANFAIFQALLKPQDVILGMNLNHGGHLTHGSTVNFSGKIYKSYTYGVNKKGDIDYEEFKHLCILHHPKLIIGGFSAYSGICDWKYMRKIADKINAYFLVDISHVAGLIIAGLYPNPLNYAHVVSTTTHKTLGGPRGGLIISKNGNKQLYSKLDASVFPGTQGGPLMHVIAAKAVAFKEALNKKFSLLQKNILFFSKKMVKVFLKRKFTVILKKTENHLFLIDVSKQGLTGKEASNILSHAGIIVNKNTIPNDCKNPFITSGIRIGTPAIVKRNIKINDVIKITNWICDILSNPYDLLQIKSIRKKIKIICKNYPIYKI; encoded by the coding sequence ATGATAAATAAAACACTAAAAAAAACAGATTTAAAAATCTGGAATCTAATTAACAAAGAAAAAATTAGACAAGAATCATATATTAATTTAATTGCATCTGAAAATTATGCAAGTTCTTCTATACTAGAAGCGCAAGGTTCTTGTTTAACTAACAAATATGCAGAAGGATATATCGGAAATCGTTTTTATAATGGATGTAAAATTATTGATCATATTGAATCTATTGCCATTCGTAGAGCAAAAAAATTATTTAATGTTGATTATGCTAATGTTCAACCTCATTCAGGTTCACAAGCTAATTTTGCAATATTTCAGGCTTTGCTAAAACCACAGGATGTTATATTAGGGATGAATTTAAATCATGGCGGACATTTAACTCATGGATCAACTGTCAATTTTTCAGGAAAAATATATAAATCTTACACATATGGTGTTAATAAAAAAGGTGATATAGATTATGAAGAATTTAAGCATTTATGTATTTTGCATCATCCTAAATTAATTATTGGTGGGTTTTCAGCATATTCAGGAATATGTGATTGGAAATATATGCGTAAAATTGCTGATAAAATTAATGCATATTTTTTAGTAGATATTTCACATGTTGCAGGTTTAATTATAGCTGGATTATATCCAAATCCATTAAATTATGCTCACGTAGTTAGCACTACAACACATAAAACTTTAGGCGGACCAAGAGGAGGTTTGATTATATCTAAAAATGGAAATAAACAATTATATTCAAAATTAGATGCGTCTGTGTTTCCCGGTACTCAAGGCGGGCCTTTAATGCATGTCATTGCAGCTAAAGCAGTTGCTTTTAAAGAAGCTTTGAATAAAAAATTTTCATTATTACAAAAAAATATTTTATTTTTTTCTAAAAAAATGGTTAAAGTATTTTTAAAAAGAAAATTTACAGTTATATTAAAAAAAACAGAAAATCATTTGTTTTTAATAGATGTATCAAAACAGGGATTAACGGGAAAAGAAGCCAGTAATATTCTTTCTCATGCAGGAATTATTGTCAACAAAAATACTATTCCTAATGATTGTAAAAATCCGTTTATTACGTCAGGAATTCGTATCGGTACTCCGGCAATAGTTAAGCGTAATATTAAAATTAATGATGTTATTAAGATAACTAATTGGATATGTGATATTTTAAGCAATCCTTATGATTTATTACAAATAAAAAGTATTAGAAAAAAAATAAAAATAATATGTAAAAATTATCCAATATATAAGATATAA
- a CDS encoding beta-propeller fold lactonase family protein — translation MKKNIFISCSLNKHIEHWTLTENYILLKKSIFYTTGYPQPLKYNQKDKLLYVGETINNKIVTYKKYLNNQFKKIHEIKLSHTPNYISLNKNKTVLLMASYHGNRFKTFSLNSIGLINNISCIVKNIQGCHCIKIHYKYNLIFVSALKENKIYIYSIFFKKNTKITIVLKNIVYTVQKSGPRHMVFHPLNPFVYSINELNGTIDVWKIDNQLITLILIQSISLISDAQTHHFWASDIHIHPSKKYLYACDRFHSIISFFSINDTTGILLHKYTYKTILQPRSFCISKDGKILIVVGEISNSMMIYRINNHTGYLAVKKEISIGNNPLWVLIE, via the coding sequence ATGAAAAAAAATATTTTTATTTCTTGTTCGCTTAATAAGCATATTGAACACTGGACTTTAACAGAAAATTATATTTTATTAAAAAAATCTATTTTTTATACAACCGGATACCCTCAACCTTTAAAATATAATCAAAAAGACAAATTATTATATGTTGGAGAAACAATTAATAATAAAATTGTTACATATAAAAAATATTTAAACAATCAATTTAAAAAAATTCATGAAATTAAATTATCTCATACACCTAATTATATTTCTTTAAATAAAAATAAAACAGTTTTATTAATGGCATCATATCACGGTAATAGATTTAAAACATTTTCATTAAATTCAATTGGATTAATTAATAATATTAGTTGTATTGTGAAAAATATTCAAGGATGTCATTGTATTAAAATACATTATAAATATAACTTAATATTTGTATCTGCTCTTAAAGAAAACAAAATATATATTTATAGTATCTTTTTTAAAAAAAATACTAAAATTACTATAGTATTAAAAAATATTGTATATACTGTACAAAAAAGTGGTCCGAGACATATGGTATTTCATCCTTTAAATCCTTTTGTGTATTCTATAAATGAATTAAATGGAACAATTGATGTTTGGAAAATTGATAATCAATTGATTACATTAATATTGATACAATCAATTTCATTAATATCAGACGCTCAAACACATCATTTTTGGGCTTCAGATATCCACATACACCCTAGTAAAAAATATTTATATGCTTGTGATCGATTTCATAGTATTATTTCGTTTTTTAGTATTAATGATACTACAGGTATTTTATTACATAAATATACTTATAAAACTATATTACAGCCTCGATCATTTTGCATCAGTAAGGATGGAAAAATATTAATAGTAGTAGGAGAAATTTCAAATTCTATGATGATATATCGTATTAATAATCATACTGGTTATTTGGCAGTAAAAAAAGAAATATCTATAGGAAATAATCCTTTATGGGTATTAATTGAATGA